One region of Stigmatella erecta genomic DNA includes:
- a CDS encoding putative metal-binding motif-containing protein yields the protein MVRFALFSLMSTVLLSGCSRTPGAREAAVKLTVTYNFRAKCLVVTAQDKNGGEETKETLTGKLKNFEQGSQSAVLAVFRKEGWSRTLNLTATAYESPSCQEPVLAKQEVTVTLPETQVVDATIDLAAPDEDKDGYISNQAKGTDCDDSASNIHPNAVEACDDKDNNCDGDIDEGIGTRWYLDQDGDGFGDKNAALVRCTRPANYAQAPSDCLDSNPNVYPRQNFNETTCDEVDDDCDGIADDGLPKGQPCTDQCSGGKYACDDKHELTCRGAPSKQSYYPDRDGDGAGDGSNGASGTKCPDENLPLGTSDNPDDCDDQDYYNRRGKTEVCDGRDNDCNGLADENNVCAGKEWKPITTGLPAKGFWKTVALGSNGRVWMAGTGATLAVRLQTDQPFTSQDCDSVNWNAAWGSTSSGNVFLGGEGGKVALHSGAECLGKRTLAHSSVTAITGRKESNTLWIYAVNTFGMLYALVPALDQSTQLFDKSPETFFGIHSLDNSPLLLLVGSTSESSPASGLPYIASHPGTGGLGQLKDHTLTGLPSDYRGALRAVWMVSPSLAYAVGDKGLVLKWDGQQTWARIAPPAYSANADYTSVTALDPYSVYITDTDGRVLLLKPSGWAPAPLYTGSHPLRDIAVNAADDIWAVGDNGLVVHFAE from the coding sequence ATGGTCCGGTTCGCCCTGTTTTCGTTGATGTCCACGGTGCTCCTGAGCGGCTGCAGCCGCACCCCTGGGGCCCGTGAGGCCGCCGTCAAGCTGACGGTGACGTACAACTTCAGGGCCAAGTGCCTTGTGGTCACCGCGCAGGACAAAAATGGCGGCGAAGAGACGAAAGAAACGCTCACGGGCAAGCTGAAAAACTTCGAGCAGGGCTCCCAGAGCGCAGTTCTCGCGGTGTTCCGCAAGGAAGGCTGGAGCCGGACGCTGAACCTCACGGCCACCGCCTACGAGAGCCCCTCGTGCCAGGAGCCCGTGCTAGCAAAGCAGGAAGTCACCGTGACCCTTCCGGAAACCCAGGTGGTCGATGCCACCATCGACCTAGCGGCACCGGATGAGGATAAGGACGGTTACATCTCCAACCAAGCGAAGGGCACGGACTGCGACGACAGTGCCTCCAATATCCATCCCAACGCCGTTGAGGCCTGTGATGATAAGGACAACAACTGCGATGGCGACATTGATGAGGGCATAGGTACGAGATGGTACCTCGACCAAGATGGAGATGGCTTCGGAGACAAGAACGCCGCCCTCGTCCGGTGCACTCGGCCCGCGAATTACGCCCAGGCCCCCTCTGACTGCCTGGACTCGAACCCGAATGTCTATCCCCGCCAGAACTTTAACGAGACGACGTGCGACGAGGTGGATGACGACTGCGACGGCATCGCGGACGACGGTTTGCCAAAGGGACAGCCCTGCACCGATCAATGCTCCGGCGGAAAATACGCCTGCGACGACAAGCATGAATTGACCTGTCGGGGAGCGCCGTCCAAGCAGTCCTACTACCCGGACCGAGATGGTGACGGTGCGGGAGACGGAAGCAATGGAGCATCTGGCACGAAGTGTCCCGATGAAAATCTTCCCCTGGGAACGTCTGATAACCCAGACGATTGCGACGACCAGGACTATTACAACAGGCGCGGAAAGACCGAGGTCTGTGACGGCCGGGACAACGATTGCAACGGTCTTGCGGACGAAAACAATGTTTGCGCAGGAAAAGAATGGAAGCCCATTACCACTGGCCTTCCCGCCAAAGGTTTCTGGAAGACCGTAGCGCTGGGGTCTAATGGGCGTGTCTGGATGGCTGGAACGGGAGCCACTCTGGCCGTCCGGCTTCAGACTGATCAACCCTTCACGTCCCAGGATTGCGACAGTGTCAATTGGAATGCCGCATGGGGGTCTACCAGCTCTGGCAACGTTTTCCTTGGCGGCGAAGGAGGAAAGGTTGCACTGCACAGCGGCGCCGAGTGCCTAGGCAAACGAACGCTCGCCCATAGCTCGGTGACTGCGATTACCGGTCGCAAAGAATCAAACACGCTATGGATCTACGCCGTAAACACGTTCGGCATGCTGTACGCATTGGTGCCCGCCCTGGACCAAAGCACTCAACTCTTCGACAAGTCCCCCGAGACGTTTTTTGGAATTCACTCGCTCGACAACTCACCGCTTCTGCTGCTCGTTGGGAGCACCAGCGAATCCTCGCCTGCTTCGGGCTTGCCCTACATCGCCAGCCACCCTGGCACCGGTGGTTTGGGTCAGCTCAAGGATCACACCTTGACCGGCCTTCCCTCGGACTACAGAGGCGCCTTGCGTGCGGTGTGGATGGTCTCGCCGAGCCTTGCCTATGCCGTGGGAGACAAAGGACTCGTCCTGAAATGGGACGGTCAGCAGACCTGGGCACGCATCGCGCCCCCTGCGTACAGCGCTAATGCGGACTACACGAGCGTGACAGCGCTGGACCCCTACTCCGTTTACATCACCGACACCGACGGGCGCGTTCTTCTTCTCAAGCCGAGTGGTTGGGCTCCCGCTCCGCTCTATACCGGTTCTCATCCTCTTCGGGACATCGCGGTGAACGCGGCGGATGACATCTGGGCCGTGGGCGACAATGGCCTCGTGGTTCACTTCGCCGAGTGA
- a CDS encoding sigma-54-dependent transcriptional regulator — MSPARILAVDDDPHARDLLRRLLGTLGEVLQAAHPEGAIERLTEDGPFDLVLTDMAMPNPGDGLRVLKEVKTRLPDTPVIVVTAFGNVEGALDSIQQGAFDYLAKPFDVDAIMRVARRALEQKRLVEENRSLRKQVERSTLVGRSPALLEVYKQVARAATSNVPVLITGETGTGKEMVARSLHKRSPRASGPFIPVDCGAIAESLMESELFGHSRGAFTGATGARRGLFEEASGGTLFLDEIGDVGLKVQSQLLRVLQEGEIRRVGESAPVKVDVRVVAATNKELQARVAEGLFREDLLYRLDVVHLRLPPLRERREDITAMVEHFAALHARGGVRPVVTPEAVARLTAYEWPGNVRQLENVVARALALNVTGVLGPQDFPEPIGDAPKKLTGLAEDMPSLAELSRRYAAQVLQHVGGNKSEAARLLGVDRKTLYKLLEAAEPEAT; from the coding sequence ATGAGCCCCGCCCGCATTCTCGCCGTCGATGATGATCCGCATGCCCGGGACCTGCTGCGGCGGCTGCTCGGCACGCTGGGCGAGGTGCTGCAGGCCGCGCACCCGGAGGGCGCCATCGAGCGGCTGACGGAGGACGGGCCGTTCGACCTGGTGCTCACGGACATGGCGATGCCCAACCCGGGCGATGGGCTCCGGGTGCTGAAAGAGGTGAAGACGCGGCTGCCGGACACGCCGGTCATCGTGGTGACGGCGTTCGGCAACGTGGAGGGGGCGCTGGACAGCATCCAGCAGGGGGCGTTCGACTACCTGGCTAAGCCGTTCGACGTGGACGCCATCATGCGGGTGGCGCGGCGGGCGCTGGAGCAGAAGCGGCTGGTGGAGGAGAACCGCTCGCTGCGCAAGCAGGTGGAGCGCAGCACGCTGGTGGGCCGCAGCCCCGCGCTGCTGGAGGTGTACAAGCAGGTGGCGCGGGCGGCCACGAGCAACGTGCCGGTGCTGATCACGGGCGAGACGGGGACGGGCAAGGAGATGGTGGCGCGCTCGCTGCACAAGCGCTCGCCGCGCGCCTCGGGGCCCTTCATCCCGGTGGACTGTGGCGCCATCGCCGAGTCGCTGATGGAGAGCGAGCTGTTTGGCCACTCGCGCGGGGCCTTCACGGGGGCGACGGGGGCACGGCGCGGGCTGTTCGAGGAGGCCAGCGGCGGCACGCTGTTCCTGGACGAGATTGGCGACGTGGGGCTGAAGGTGCAGTCGCAGCTCTTGCGCGTGCTCCAGGAGGGGGAAATCCGCCGGGTGGGGGAGAGCGCACCGGTGAAGGTGGACGTGCGGGTGGTGGCGGCGACGAACAAGGAATTGCAAGCGCGGGTGGCGGAGGGGCTGTTCCGGGAGGACTTGCTGTACCGGCTGGACGTGGTGCACCTGCGGCTGCCGCCGCTGCGCGAGCGGCGGGAGGACATCACCGCGATGGTGGAGCACTTCGCGGCGCTGCACGCGCGGGGCGGGGTGCGGCCAGTGGTGACGCCGGAGGCGGTGGCGCGGCTGACGGCATACGAGTGGCCGGGTAACGTGCGGCAGCTGGAGAACGTGGTGGCGCGGGCGCTGGCGCTCAACGTGACAGGGGTGCTGGGGCCCCAGGACTTTCCGGAGCCCATTGGGGATGCGCCCAAGAAGCTGACGGGGTTGGCGGAGGACATGCCGAGCCTGGCGGAGCTCTCGCGGCGGTACGCGGCGCAAGTGCTCCAGCACGTGGGCGGCAACAAGAGCGAGGCGGCACGGCTGCTGGGCGTGGACCGCAAGACGCTCTACAAGCTGCTGGAAGCGGCCGAGCCCGAGGCGACCTGA
- a CDS encoding serine/threonine-protein kinase, with translation MPSLDTTAISRPRNADSLPGYRLEKLVGMGGMGEVHKATQLSLNRTVAVKLLNPELAKEADFVARFQKEAAALATLSHPNIVDIVDKGKTDNTYYLVMEFVDGPSLRELMRSPLLTIPESLRMMMEICRGVQYAHTRNVIHRDLKPENILFDQQAGNIAKVTDFGLASFVDDANTRFNLTSTHVSMGTLSYMAPEQRVDAKTADARADIFSLGVILYELLTGEVPLGTFDPPSKHKPEIDGRLDGIVTRCLKPDPEERYPTVSALMADLEPLAPLTLSQISKPLTFWGRVQRGARRAARVAAQAVAVLLVLSAVGVLGVAWLRSGEKRPRIMPGAALTADLGPHSTRSLPGRLTKGAERTVVAGEGPDALSLLTAGRPVVSEPKALVFPAVEGQSRVGRAVVDVVDLDGDIAVLKADVLAEPPPSTPSVRLRSVLYGPPPDAQAALMLVGSTGRYVALIQHGAGAPLALEWALGERRGTMLGLFSPAGKAHLEMEIDAEGVLRAFVGTGKDRRAIAEPLIIGPAWQKQLGDVPRPAAGCIEGTCRIEALSYSLRQAPPAPASAVATPAPVPRPAPVSVKPVAKPAPPVKRPAPKAPPPKGGKRR, from the coding sequence ATGCCTTCTTTGGACACCACGGCGATCAGCCGGCCGCGCAACGCTGACTCCCTCCCCGGTTACCGCCTCGAGAAGCTCGTGGGCATGGGGGGAATGGGTGAGGTGCACAAGGCCACCCAGCTGTCCCTCAACCGCACCGTGGCGGTGAAGCTGTTGAACCCGGAGCTGGCCAAGGAGGCCGACTTCGTCGCGCGCTTCCAGAAGGAAGCCGCCGCGCTGGCCACCCTGTCCCACCCCAACATCGTCGACATCGTCGACAAGGGGAAGACGGACAACACGTACTACCTGGTCATGGAGTTCGTGGATGGGCCGTCGCTGCGCGAGCTGATGCGCTCGCCGCTGCTCACCATCCCCGAGTCGCTGCGGATGATGATGGAGATCTGCCGGGGGGTGCAGTACGCGCACACCCGCAACGTCATCCACCGGGACCTGAAGCCGGAGAACATCCTCTTCGATCAGCAGGCCGGCAACATCGCCAAGGTGACGGACTTCGGGCTGGCCTCGTTCGTGGACGACGCCAACACCCGCTTCAACCTCACCAGTACCCACGTCTCCATGGGCACGCTGTCCTACATGGCGCCCGAGCAGCGCGTGGACGCGAAGACGGCGGATGCGCGCGCGGACATCTTCTCGCTGGGCGTCATCCTCTATGAGCTGCTCACGGGCGAGGTGCCCCTGGGCACGTTCGATCCGCCCTCCAAGCACAAGCCGGAGATCGACGGGCGGCTGGATGGCATCGTCACCCGGTGCCTGAAGCCGGACCCCGAGGAGCGCTACCCCACGGTGAGCGCGCTCATGGCGGACCTGGAGCCGCTGGCGCCCCTCACCCTGTCCCAGATTTCCAAGCCGCTCACGTTCTGGGGGCGGGTCCAGCGCGGGGCCCGGCGCGCGGCGCGGGTGGCCGCCCAGGCGGTGGCCGTGCTGCTGGTGCTCTCGGCGGTGGGCGTGCTGGGGGTGGCGTGGCTGCGCAGCGGCGAGAAGCGCCCCCGCATCATGCCCGGCGCCGCGCTCACCGCGGACCTGGGCCCCCACTCCACCCGCTCGCTGCCCGGGCGGCTGACGAAGGGCGCCGAGCGCACGGTGGTGGCCGGCGAGGGGCCGGATGCCCTGTCGCTGCTCACCGCGGGCAGGCCCGTGGTGTCCGAGCCCAAGGCGCTGGTGTTCCCCGCGGTGGAGGGCCAGTCGCGCGTGGGCCGGGCCGTGGTGGACGTGGTGGACCTGGACGGGGACATCGCCGTGCTCAAGGCGGATGTGCTCGCCGAGCCGCCCCCCAGCACCCCCTCCGTCCGCCTGCGCTCGGTGCTCTACGGCCCGCCGCCCGATGCCCAGGCCGCGCTCATGCTGGTGGGCTCCACGGGGCGCTATGTCGCCCTCATCCAGCACGGGGCCGGCGCGCCGCTGGCGCTGGAGTGGGCCCTGGGCGAGCGCCGCGGCACCATGCTGGGGCTGTTCTCACCCGCGGGCAAAGCCCACCTGGAGATGGAAATCGACGCCGAGGGCGTGCTGCGCGCCTTCGTGGGCACCGGCAAGGACCGCCGGGCCATCGCCGAGCCGCTCATCATTGGCCCCGCCTGGCAGAAGCAGCTGGGCGACGTGCCCCGGCCGGCCGCAGGCTGCATCGAGGGCACCTGCCGCATCGAGGCGCTCAGCTACAGCCTGCGCCAGGCCCCCCCGGCCCCCGCCTCCGCCGTGGCCACCCCGGCGCCCGTGCCCCGCCCCGCCCCCGTCTCCGTCAAGCCGGTGGCCAAGCCCGCGCCCCCGGTGAAGCGGCCTGCCCCCAAGGCGCCCCCTCCCAAGGGCGGCAAGCGGCGGTAA
- a CDS encoding sensor histidine kinase, which translates to MSVRVPLRGYRAGFLFAVALLAAVAAFSLWTEVRTGQQVDHLVKEALERASLIGRIRVETFSLESAIEAHVRAMDDRQRQAANAVMEDILGGIRRSTEAYTKDLPPGETVTWQRFNAACQALADQVRATAVFSHRREAERARVHLTERIRPLVLEVDELATQLGQENAEEARELAAHTASLRMRNTALGAGATLVAVLISLLVGWHITSVLRRQETTIQRQLEDLGRANAELDSFTHRVAHDLMGPLAPLKGYLTLIRRTGGVVDPGALEMLSQCESSAGRMGELIEALLRFCRAGRRGEHTASELDTAVSTVLLELSQTATALGVTLERELAPGLAVDCPNQLLQVVARNLVSNAVKYTAGQPQPRVTVRVFSQGDAAVLEVGDNGLGMSAETRASLFQPFFRAPEARDRPGHGLGLATVKRLVEAHGGQLSVKSEPGVGTTMEARLPRVKPPLPDAKPLPSRRQVSS; encoded by the coding sequence GTGAGCGTTCGCGTTCCCCTGCGAGGCTACAGGGCGGGGTTTCTGTTCGCGGTGGCGCTCCTGGCCGCCGTGGCGGCCTTCTCCCTGTGGACCGAGGTGCGCACCGGCCAGCAGGTGGACCACCTGGTGAAGGAGGCCCTGGAGCGGGCCAGCCTCATCGGGCGGATCCGCGTGGAGACCTTCTCGCTGGAGAGCGCCATCGAGGCGCACGTGCGCGCCATGGACGACCGGCAGCGCCAGGCGGCCAACGCGGTGATGGAAGACATCCTGGGCGGCATCCGCCGCTCCACCGAGGCGTACACCAAGGACTTGCCGCCCGGGGAAACCGTCACCTGGCAGCGCTTCAACGCGGCCTGCCAGGCGCTGGCGGACCAGGTGCGCGCCACGGCCGTCTTCTCCCATCGCCGCGAGGCGGAGCGCGCCCGGGTGCACCTGACGGAGCGCATCCGCCCACTGGTGCTGGAGGTGGACGAGCTGGCCACGCAGCTGGGGCAGGAGAACGCGGAGGAGGCGCGCGAGCTGGCCGCCCACACCGCCTCGCTGCGCATGCGCAACACGGCGCTCGGGGCGGGGGCCACGCTGGTGGCGGTGCTCATCTCGCTGCTGGTGGGCTGGCACATCACCTCCGTGCTGCGGCGCCAGGAGACGACGATTCAGCGGCAGCTGGAGGACCTGGGGCGCGCCAACGCGGAGCTGGACTCCTTCACCCACCGGGTGGCGCATGACTTGATGGGGCCGCTGGCGCCGCTCAAGGGCTACCTGACGCTCATCCGCCGCACGGGCGGGGTGGTGGACCCGGGGGCGCTGGAGATGCTGTCCCAGTGCGAGTCGAGCGCGGGGCGCATGGGCGAGCTCATCGAGGCGCTCTTGCGCTTCTGCCGGGCCGGGCGCCGGGGAGAGCACACGGCGAGCGAGCTGGACACGGCGGTGAGCACGGTGCTGCTGGAGCTGTCGCAGACGGCCACGGCGCTGGGCGTCACGCTGGAGCGGGAGCTGGCGCCGGGGCTCGCGGTGGACTGCCCCAACCAGCTGCTCCAGGTGGTGGCGCGCAACCTGGTGTCCAACGCGGTGAAGTACACGGCGGGCCAGCCCCAGCCTCGCGTCACGGTGCGGGTCTTCTCGCAGGGGGACGCGGCGGTGCTGGAGGTGGGGGACAACGGCCTGGGGATGAGCGCGGAGACGCGGGCCTCGCTCTTCCAGCCCTTCTTCCGCGCGCCCGAGGCGCGGGACCGGCCGGGCCATGGCCTGGGCCTGGCCACCGTGAAGCGGCTGGTGGAGGCGCACGGGGGCCAGCTCTCCGTGAAGTCCGAGCCGGGCGTGGGCACCACGATGGAGGCCCGCCTGCCCCGGGTGAAGCCGCCCTTGCCGGATGCCAAACCCCTTCCTTCCCGCCGCCAGGTTTCCTCATGA
- a CDS encoding GAF domain-containing protein: MIELFTKISDATKLLMEKGFTPLHASSALSMVGSALKVDRIYIYENQPYPIRGRMLVDARYAWTVPGLTSPLESSTLQSLCLRELAPQWSELLSQGHLVNCLAKDAPPRMKLLLDDHKTRSLMLAPLRPAKEWWGFVGFDDCQKARVWTAEEVILLKSLASGLSSALRHRQMRSSLSQTRSQLREMMALSVNR; encoded by the coding sequence ATGATCGAACTCTTCACGAAGATTTCCGATGCGACGAAGCTGCTGATGGAGAAGGGCTTCACGCCGCTCCACGCCAGCTCGGCGCTGTCCATGGTGGGAAGCGCGCTGAAGGTGGACCGCATCTACATCTATGAGAACCAGCCCTACCCCATCCGCGGGCGGATGCTGGTGGATGCGCGCTACGCGTGGACGGTGCCCGGACTCACCTCGCCGCTGGAGTCCTCCACGCTTCAGAGCCTCTGCCTGCGCGAGCTGGCGCCGCAGTGGTCGGAGCTGCTCTCCCAGGGGCACCTGGTCAACTGCCTGGCCAAGGATGCGCCCCCGCGCATGAAGCTGCTCCTGGATGACCACAAGACGCGCTCGCTGATGCTGGCGCCCCTGCGGCCCGCCAAGGAGTGGTGGGGCTTCGTGGGCTTCGACGACTGCCAGAAGGCCCGGGTGTGGACCGCCGAGGAGGTCATCCTGCTCAAGTCCCTGGCGAGCGGGCTGAGCTCGGCGCTGCGCCACCGGCAGATGCGCTCCTCGCTGTCGCAGACGCGCTCGCAGCTGCGCGAGATGATGGCGCTGAGCGTGAACCGGTAA
- the gor gene encoding glutathione-disulfide reductase, whose translation MPQYDFDLLTIGGGSGGTAVSRRAGTLGARVALCEEDRVGGTCVLRGCVPKKLLVYGSHFREEFEDAAGYGWSVPEPTLDWKKLQAAKDREMDRLHHVYKRLLRDAGVRLIDGRARILDAHTVEAGGHRYTAAHLVIATGSRPSIPDMPGSEHVLSSDGVLSLPELPRRMIIVGGGYIGVEFASIFNGLGVQVTLLVREDTVLKGFDEDVRSVLSQELRKKGIDLRCGVSVRDVEKSPDGTRSVLTKTGETLEAEVVLFATGRVPNTRGFGLEEVGVKLDGHGAVVVDEWSHSSVKNIHAVGDVTNRLNLTPVAIAEGRALAETLFHDNPTRVDHGAVASAVFTQPPVGTVGLSEKEAREKHGAVDVYVSSFRPMKHTLSGRNEGAMMKVVTERDTGRVLGLHMVGTDAPEILQGLAVAFQCGVTKKQLDATVGIHPTAAEEFVTLRDKRSDP comes from the coding sequence ATGCCCCAGTATGACTTCGACCTGCTGACGATCGGCGGCGGCTCGGGTGGCACGGCCGTGAGCCGCCGGGCGGGCACCCTGGGCGCGCGCGTGGCCCTCTGCGAGGAGGACCGGGTGGGCGGCACCTGCGTGCTCCGGGGCTGTGTCCCCAAGAAGCTGCTCGTCTACGGCTCCCACTTCCGCGAGGAGTTCGAGGACGCGGCGGGCTATGGCTGGTCCGTGCCGGAGCCCACGCTGGACTGGAAGAAGCTCCAAGCGGCCAAGGACCGGGAGATGGACCGGCTCCACCATGTGTACAAGCGGCTGCTGCGGGACGCCGGCGTGCGGCTCATCGACGGGCGTGCGCGCATCCTGGATGCCCACACCGTGGAGGCCGGGGGCCACCGTTACACGGCGGCCCACCTGGTCATCGCCACGGGCTCACGCCCCTCCATCCCCGACATGCCGGGCAGCGAGCACGTGCTCTCCTCGGACGGCGTGCTGAGCCTGCCGGAGCTGCCACGCCGGATGATCATCGTTGGTGGGGGCTACATCGGCGTGGAGTTCGCCAGCATCTTCAACGGCCTGGGGGTGCAGGTGACGCTGCTCGTCCGGGAGGACACCGTGCTGAAGGGCTTCGACGAGGACGTGCGCTCGGTGCTCTCCCAGGAACTGCGCAAGAAGGGCATCGACCTGCGGTGTGGCGTCTCCGTGCGGGATGTGGAGAAGAGCCCGGACGGCACCCGGAGCGTGCTGACGAAGACGGGGGAGACGCTGGAGGCGGAGGTGGTGCTGTTCGCCACGGGCCGTGTCCCCAACACGCGGGGGTTCGGCCTGGAGGAGGTGGGGGTGAAGCTGGACGGGCACGGGGCCGTGGTGGTGGATGAGTGGTCCCACTCCTCGGTGAAGAACATCCACGCGGTGGGGGATGTGACGAACCGGCTCAACCTCACCCCGGTGGCGATCGCGGAGGGGCGGGCGCTGGCGGAGACGCTCTTCCACGATAACCCCACGCGGGTGGACCACGGGGCGGTGGCCTCGGCGGTATTCACCCAGCCTCCCGTGGGGACGGTGGGGCTCTCCGAGAAGGAAGCGCGCGAGAAGCACGGCGCGGTGGACGTGTACGTCTCCAGCTTCCGGCCCATGAAACACACCCTCAGTGGGCGCAACGAGGGCGCGATGATGAAGGTGGTGACGGAGCGGGACACCGGCCGGGTGCTGGGCCTCCACATGGTGGGGACGGACGCCCCCGAGATTCTCCAGGGGCTGGCGGTGGCGTTTCAGTGTGGTGTCACCAAGAAACAACTCGATGCGACGGTGGGCATCCACCCCACGGCGGCCGAGGAGTTCGTCACCCTGCGCGACAAGCGCTCCGACCCTTAG
- a CDS encoding hybrid sensor histidine kinase/response regulator has protein sequence MSKRAASLPGLNAGPSRAAPSSSVWLVDDSPTQLARARDVLSKHHAIETFSDAEQMLERLALGQPPDVLLLDWQLPGISGLETCHYVREHYDDVTLPILMLSSRGTHDDFTEGLQAGANDYVAKPFHDAELLARVASLLRVRAQGERLREREAYLATALSSIGDAVVTTDRAGRVVFLNPVAERITGWSTPQAQQRPVAEVFRIIDAATRAPVETPVERALALGTVQGLAGPTLLIRQDGTEVPIEDSAAPIRTGPNELAGAVLIFRDVTEQLQVRQRNEALTEQLRASEAEQAMLLDAIPLLVSFVNADERYGRVNKAYEDWFGISREHLRGQKVRDVIGEEAYAVLGPFVKRGLAGESFSFEQHDVPYRLGGRRDVRVSFIAHREQGQSVAGYVALLQDITMQRKLEQERELHAQRLQQQAEFEQQLIGIVSHDLRNPLSAILLGTERLKRKEALEPNAIRTVDRIHASASRAVRLVKDLLDFTQARLGGGIRIERTPMDIHALTRTAVEEVEEAYPSAHLKVVTSGDGQGSWDADRLSQVIQNLVTNAVKYGQPGAPIQVELHGEGNQVTLRVHNEGTPIPPERFPGLFQPLERGTEGVDIASRSVGLGLFIVKAIVDAHQGHIEVRSEAGAGTTFTVTLPQ, from the coding sequence GTGAGCAAGAGAGCAGCCTCCCTCCCCGGCCTGAATGCAGGCCCGTCGCGCGCCGCGCCCTCATCGAGCGTGTGGCTGGTCGATGACAGCCCCACGCAACTGGCGCGGGCCCGCGACGTGCTCTCGAAGCACCACGCGATCGAGACCTTCAGCGACGCCGAGCAGATGCTGGAGCGGCTTGCCCTGGGGCAGCCCCCCGATGTGCTCCTGCTGGACTGGCAGTTGCCGGGCATCTCGGGCCTGGAAACGTGCCACTACGTGCGCGAGCACTACGACGATGTCACCCTCCCCATCCTGATGCTCTCCTCCCGGGGAACCCACGATGACTTCACGGAGGGGTTGCAGGCGGGCGCCAACGACTACGTCGCCAAGCCCTTCCACGACGCGGAGTTGCTTGCCCGGGTGGCCAGCCTCCTGCGCGTCCGTGCCCAGGGCGAGCGGCTGCGGGAGCGCGAAGCGTACCTGGCCACGGCGCTCTCCAGCATCGGCGATGCCGTCGTCACCACGGACCGCGCTGGACGCGTTGTCTTCCTCAACCCCGTGGCCGAGCGCATCACCGGCTGGAGCACCCCGCAGGCCCAGCAGCGGCCCGTGGCAGAGGTCTTCCGCATCATCGATGCCGCCACACGAGCGCCCGTCGAGACCCCTGTCGAGCGAGCGCTCGCGCTGGGGACGGTTCAGGGACTCGCGGGGCCGACGCTGCTCATCCGCCAGGACGGGACGGAAGTCCCCATCGAGGACAGCGCCGCGCCGATTCGCACGGGGCCGAATGAGCTCGCGGGCGCCGTGCTCATCTTCCGCGACGTCACCGAACAGCTCCAGGTGCGTCAGCGCAACGAAGCCCTGACGGAACAGCTGCGCGCCAGTGAGGCGGAGCAAGCCATGCTGCTCGACGCGATCCCCCTCCTCGTCTCGTTCGTCAACGCGGACGAACGTTACGGCCGCGTCAACAAGGCGTATGAGGACTGGTTCGGGATTTCGCGGGAACACCTCCGGGGCCAGAAGGTCCGGGACGTCATCGGGGAGGAGGCCTATGCCGTGCTGGGCCCCTTCGTGAAGCGAGGGCTGGCCGGAGAGAGCTTCTCCTTCGAGCAGCATGACGTGCCCTACCGCCTGGGAGGCAGGCGGGACGTGAGGGTGTCCTTCATCGCGCACCGCGAGCAGGGGCAATCCGTGGCGGGCTACGTGGCGCTCCTCCAGGACATCACGATGCAAAGAAAACTGGAGCAGGAGCGTGAACTGCACGCGCAAAGGCTCCAGCAGCAGGCGGAGTTCGAACAGCAGCTCATCGGCATCGTGAGCCACGACCTGCGCAACCCCCTGTCCGCCATCCTCCTGGGGACTGAACGGTTGAAGCGCAAGGAGGCACTGGAGCCAAACGCCATCCGGACCGTGGACCGCATCCACGCATCGGCCTCCCGGGCGGTGCGGCTGGTGAAGGACCTCCTCGACTTCACCCAGGCCCGTCTGGGCGGTGGCATCCGGATCGAGCGCACCCCCATGGACATCCATGCGCTCACCCGGACCGCCGTGGAGGAAGTGGAAGAAGCCTACCCGTCCGCCCACTTGAAGGTGGTGACGAGCGGCGATGGGCAGGGCTCGTGGGACGCGGACCGGCTCTCCCAGGTGATTCAGAACCTGGTGACGAACGCCGTGAAGTACGGCCAGCCCGGGGCACCGATCCAGGTGGAGCTCCACGGCGAAGGCAACCAGGTGACGCTGCGTGTCCACAACGAAGGCACCCCCATTCCACCCGAGCGCTTTCCGGGCCTTTTCCAGCCCCTGGAGCGGGGGACCGAGGGGGTGGACATCGCGAGCCGCAGCGTGGGGCTTGGCCTCTTCATCGTGAAGGCGATCGTCGACGCGCACCAGGGACACATCGAGGTGAGGTCCGAGGCGGGAGCGGGCACCACCTTCACGGTGACCTTGCCGCAGTAG